Genomic segment of Triticum aestivum cultivar Chinese Spring chromosome 6A, IWGSC CS RefSeq v2.1, whole genome shotgun sequence:
NNNNNNNNNNNNNNNNNNNNNNNNNNNNNNNNNNNNNNNNNNNNNNNNNNNNNNNNNNNNNNNNNNNNNNNNNNNNNNNNNNNNNNNNNNNNNNNNNNNNNNNNNNNNNNNNNNNNNNNNNNNNNNNNNNNNNNNNNNNNNNNNNNNNNNNNNNNNNNNNNNNNNNNNNNNNNNNNNNNNNNNNNNNNNNNNNNNNNNNNNNNNNNNNNNNNNNNNNNNNNNNNNNNNNNNNNNNNNNNNNNNNNNNNNNNNNNNNNNNNNNNNNNNNNNNNNNNNNNNNNNNNNNNNNNNNNNNNNNNNNNNNNNNNNNNNNNNNNNNNNNNNNNNNNNNNNNNNNNNNNNNNNNNNNNNNNNNNNNNNNNNNNNNNNNNNNNNNNNNNNNNNNNNNNNNNNNNNNNNNNNNNNNNNNNNNNNNNNNNNNNNNNNNNNNNNNNNNNNNNNNNNNNNNNNNNNNNNNNNNNNNNNNNNNNNNNNNNNNNNNNNNNNNNNNNNNNNNNNNNNNNNNNNNNNNNNNNNNNNNNNNNNNNNNNNNNNNNNNNNNNNNNNNNNNNNNNNNNNNNNNNNNNNNNNNNNNNNNNNNNNNNNNNNNNNNNNNNNNNNNNNNNNNNNNNNNNNNNNNNNNNNNNNNNNNNNNNNNNNNNNNNNNNNNNNNNNNNNNNNNNNNNNNNNNNNNNNNNNNNNNNNNNNNNNNNNNNNNNNNNNNNNNNNNNNNNNNNNNNNNNNNNNNNNNNNNNNNNNNNNNNNNNNNNNNNNNNNNNNNNNNNNNNNNNNNNNNNNNNNNNNNNNNNNNNNNNNNNNNNNNNNNNNNNNNNNNNNNNNNNNNNNNNNNNNNNNNNNNNNNNNNNNNNNNNNNNNNNNNNNNNNNNNNNNNNNNNNNNNNNNNNNNNNNNNNNNNNNNNNNNNNNNNNNNNNNNNNNNNNNNNNNNNNNNNNNNNNNNNNNNNNNNNNNNNNNNNNNNNNNNNNNNNNNNNNNNNNNNNNNNNNNNNNNNNNNNNNNNNNNNNNNNNNNNNNNNNNNNNNNNNNNNNNNNNNNNNNNNNNNNNNNNNNNNNNNNNNNNNNNNNNNNNNNNNNNNNNNNNNNNNNNNNNNNNNNNNNNNNNNNNNNNNNNNNNNNNNNNNNNNNNNNNNNNNNNNNNNNNNNNNNNNNNNNNNNNNNNNNNNNNNNNNNNNNNNNNNNNNNNNNNNNNNNNNNNNNNNNNNNNNNNNNNNNNNNNNNNNNNNNNNNNNNNNNNNNNNNNNNNNNNNNNNNNNNNNNNNNNNNNNNNNNNNNNNNNNNNNNNNNNNNNNNNNNNNNNNNNNNNNNNNNNNNNNNNNNNNNNNNNNNNNNNNNNNNNNNNNNNNNNNNNNNNNNNNNNNNNNNNNNNNNNNNNNNNNNNNNNNNNNNNNNNNNNNNNNNNNNNNNNNNNNNNNNNNNNNNNNNNNNNNNNNNNNNNNNNNNNNNNNNNNNNNNNNNNNNNNNNNNNNNNNNNNNNNNNNNNNNNNNNNNNNNNNNNNNNNNNNNNNNNNNNNNNNNNNNNNNNNNNNNNNNNNNNNNNNNNNNNNNNNNNNNNNNNNNNNNNNNNNNNNNNNNNNNNNNNNNNNNNNNNNNNNNNNNNNNNNNNNNNNNNNNNNNNNNNNNNNNNNNNNNNNNNNNNNNNNNNNNNNNNNNNNNNNNNNNNNNNNNNNNNNNNNNNNNNNNNNNNNNNNNNNNNNNNNNNNNNNNNNNNNNNNNNNNNNNNNNNNNNNNNNNNNNNNNNNNNNNNNNNNNNNNNNNNNNNNNNNNNNNNNNNNNNNNNNNNNNNNNNNNNNNNNNNNNNNNNNNNNNNNNNNNNNNNNNNNNNNNNNNNNNNNNNNNNNNNNNNNNNNNNNNNNNNNNNNNNNNNNNNNNNNNNNNNNNNNNNNNNNNNNNNNNNNNNNNNNNNNNNNNNNNNNNNNNNNNNNNNNNNNNNNNNNNNNNNNNNNNNNNNNNNNNNNNNNNNNNNNNNNNNNNNNNNNNNNNNNNNNNNNNNNNNNNNNNNNNNNNNNNNNNNNNNNNNNNNNNNNNNNNNNNNNNNNNNNNNNNNNNNNNNNNNNNNNNNNNNNNNNNNNNNNNNNNNNNNNNNNNNNNNNNNNNNNNNNNNNNNNNNNNNNNNNNNNNNNNNNNNNNNNNNNNNNNNNNNNNNNNNNNNNNNNNNNNNNNNNNNNNNNNNNNNNNNNNNNNNNNNNNNNNNNNNNNNNNNNNNNNNNNNNNNNNNNNNNNNNNNNNNNNNNNNNNNNNNNNNNNNNNNNNNNNNNNNNNNNNNNNNNNNtttagtgatttctttttgattttaggtcacaaaaattataaactttctgttagtgccattagttttaaaattttgaatagtttaaatttgtattttttaaaattcgtgtgaatcactagtttatgaataactttactataaaaatagaatttttttttcttttttgctattcattttttatttatacttacaattaaatacttatagtttgattttaggtcacaaaaattatattctttttgctattgaagaatattatagttttattttacttgatcataacataatattttaattgattgtttttattttcataaaagttttgtagttcattctgtttgctattaattcattctttgagctaaatgactctgaaattggaaagcatttaaaaatgaactctgaaaaggttgaaagttggcatggtatcatcatttcacccacatagcatgtttcaaaaagtagagagggttacgacaaaaacttgatgcacttcgtgtacaaaatggacaatcactttcgaagtatcaaagtttcgaacaataactgcgccacatcattggctaggacgaatggttcgtctgcgtacccaagattgtttagatccactgttgtcataccgtactgtgggtctacctgtaccccgcctcctgacatattgatccatttgcctcaacacataaaaccttgaaccataagacatgaaagcatttcaaatgaactctgaaaaggttgaaagttgggatggtatcataatttcacccacatagcatgtgcatgtacaaaacggacaatggtagcatgttcgtctgttacaaatttggcatggtatcatcataatagttgcgggagaaagtcttcactttttcttcgcttgtgtcatttgcttattgcgccgtaaccatggataatcttcgttgtttatcaggatgcttgggtcagccttgacattgaagggaggaatttcatgaaacttttcataatcttcagacatgtctgtcttaccgtccactcccaggatgtccctttttcctgaaagaactatgtggcgctttggctcgtcgtatgatgtattcgcttccttatcttttctttttctcggtttggtagacatgtccttcacatagataacctgtgccacatcattggctaggacgaacggtttgtcagtgtacccaagattttacATATcaactgttgtcattctgtactatgggtctacctgtaccccgccgcctaacagattgacccatttgcacttaaacaaagggaccttaaaatcaggtccgtagtcaagttcccatatgtccactatgtaaccataatatgtatcctttccgctctcggttgctgcatcaaagcggacaccgctgttttggttggtgctcttttgatcttgggcgatcgtgtaaaatgtattcccatttatctcgtatcctttgtaagtcaatacaatcaaagatggtcccctggacaacaagtacaactcatcacaaacagtgttgtcacctctgagacgtgtttccaaccaactgctgaaagtcctaatgtgttcacatgtaatccagtcgtcgcactgctccgggtgtttggagcgcagactgttcttgtgttcatcgacatacggggtcaccaaggtagagttctgtagaactgtgtagtgtgcttgagaccaagaatatccgtccctgcatattattgagtctcttccaagagtgccttttccagtcagtctcccctcataccgcgatttagggagacctatcttgttaaggccaggaatgaagtcaacacaaaacccgataacatcctctgattgatggcccatggagatgcttccttctggcctagcgcggttacggacatatttctttaggactcccatgaacctctcaaaggggaacatattgtgtagaaatacgggccccaggatgacaatctcgtcgactagatgaactaggacgtgcgtcatgatattgaagaaggatggtgggaacaccagctcgaaactgacaagacattgcgccacatcactccttacccttggtacgatttctggatcgatcaccttctgagagattgcattgaggaatgcacatagcttcacaatggctaatcggacgttttccggtagaagccccctcaatgcaaccggaagcagttgcgtcataatcacgtggcagtcatgagactttaggttctgaaactttttctctggcatatttgttattccctttatatttgacgagaagccagtcgtgaccttcatactgagcaggcattcaaagaagatttctttctcttctttcgtaagtgcgtagctggcaggacctttatactgcttcggaggcatgccgtctttttcgtgcaaacgttgcaggtcctcccgtgcctcaggtgtatcttttgtcttcccatacacgcccaagaagcctagcaggttcacgcaaaggttcttcgtcacgtgcatcacgtcgattgaggagcggacctctaggtctttccagtagggtaggtcccaaaatatagatttcttcttccacatgggtgcgtgtccctcagcgtcattcggaacagctagtccaccgggaccctttccaaagattacgtagtgtaaatcattgaccatagcaagcacgtgatcaccggtgcacatggtgggcttcttccagtgatctgcctcgcctttgagatgcttgcctttctttcgacattgatggttggtcgaaagaaatcgacgatggcccaggtacacattcttcctgcatttgtccaagtatatactttcagtgtcatctaaacagtgcgtgcatgcgtggtatcctttgtttgtctgtcctgaaaggttactgagagcgggccaatcgttgatggtcacgaacagcaacgccttaaggttaaattcctcctgtctgtgctcatcccacgtgcGTACACCGTTTACATTCcaaagctgtaaaagttcttcaactaatggccttaggtacacatcaatgtcgttgccgggttgcttagggccttggatgagaactggcatcataatgaacttccgcttcatgcacatccagggaggaaggttatacatacatagagtcacgggccaggtgctgtgattgcttctctgctccccgaaaggattaatgccatccgcgcttaaagcaaaccatacattccttgggtcctttgcaaactcatcccagtactttctctcgatttttctccactgcgacccgtcagcgggtgctctcaacttcccatcttttttTCGGTTCTCACtctgccatcgcatcaacttggcatgctcttcgtttttgagcagacgtttcaatcgtggtattataggagcataccacatcaccttcgcaggaaccctcttcctgaggggctcgccgtcaacatcaccagggtcatctcgtctgatcttataccgcaatgcaccgcataccgggcatgcgttcagatccttgtatgcaccgcggtagaggatgcagtcattagggcatgcatgtatcttctccacctccaatcctagagggcatacgaccttctttgttgtgtatgtactgtcgggcaactcgttatcctttggaagcttcttcttcaatattttcagtagcttctcaaatcctttgttagccacagcattctctgccttccactgcagcaattccagtacggtaccgagctttatgttgccatcttcgcaattggggtataacccttttttgtgatcctctaacatgcgatcgaacttcagcttctccttttgactttcgcatttcgtccttgcatcgacaatgacccggcggagatcatcatcatcgggcacatcgtctggttcctcttgatcttcagcagcttcacccatggcagcatcattgggcacatcgtctggttcctcttgatcttcaccagctccccccgttgcagcatcaccgtattcagggggcacatagttgtcatcgtactcttcttcttcgccgtcttccatcataacccctatttctccatgcctcgtccaaacattatagtgtggcatgaaacccttgtaaagcaggtgggagtgaaggattttccggttagagtaagaccccgtattcccacattcagtgcatggacaacacataaaaccattctgcttgtttaccTCAGCCGCAtcaagaaactcatgcacgcccttaatgtactcgcgggtgtgtctgtcaccgtacatccattgccggttcatctgtgtgcattatatataattaagtgtccaaattaatagaagttcatcatcacattaaaaccaaagtgcatacatagttctcatctaacaacatatagctctccagagcatctaattaattaaaccatacattgaaactatgtaaaacatttcaatgcgaaaacaaatgcgatcataatcgcaaccaaggtaacaattgatccaacggcataatgataccaagcctcggtatgaatggcatattttctaatctttctaatcttcaagcgcattgcatccatcttgatcttgtgatcatcgacgacatccgcaacatgcaactccaatatcatcttctcctcctcaaacttttttatcttttccttcaacaaattattttcttcttcaactaaatttaacctctcgacaatagggtcggttggcatttctgattcacatacatcctagataaataaaatctatgtcacgttggtcggcataattttcataaacaataaatgaaccaatagttataaagataatatacataccacatccgaatcatagacaggacgagggccgacgggggcggataccaaaaccatcgcactatataagatgcaataataaatgtaagaaaatgatacaagtatctatctaaacatacaagtaagaatatttttcctttcagaaagaagataagaacaagaggctcaccacggtggtgtcggtgatgagatcggcgcgggtgatcgacggcggtgaagacagagacggggcgtgacggaccgctaaatctagacaaatctcgaggaaaatggagcttggaggtcgagcttcgagaggagaaagcttaagtagtgtggctcgggcattccatcgaacacctcatgtgcataggaggtgagctagagcaccacaaagccctctccccctcggccagaaaaaacagagcactgtgctctgctcttgcgcgagggggtatatataggcacctcattggtcccggttggtggcatgaaccgggactaaaggggagcctttggtcccggttcaagccaccaaccgggaccaatggtggtgggccaggagcgaggcccattggtcccggttcgttccatcaaccgggaccaaaaggtccagatgaaccgggaccaatggcccacgtggcccggccggccccctgggctcacgaaccgggaccaatgcccacattggtcccggttctagactgaaccgggactaatgggctgacccggcctggaccaaagccctgttttctactagtgagagagagagaccttGGAGATGGGTTATCCAGAGGAAAGAGCAAAGCCCCCATTCCTAGCCTAAATTAAATGCATTCTCTATTATAATCTACTAGTAAATGTGCGCGTGCAAACGCACGTTAATATTTAGGAATATATTAATTACATGCGAATATTAGATatgctattatttgtgtgttaatctatgattagtgcaatatttggtatgatattaattacATGTTAAACATGTTTAACGCTCGCCATTGGAGCAGTCTATGTCGTTGGATTAACTTAGTTCGATGGCCGAGAtcaattggatctgcccctttgggtctttttatattggtatagatgacGTAGCATGATAAACAATATGCGGCATCATCCTTCGCAAACTTGTGCTCAATATGTCCACCGCCCAAAAGATCAATGGCATAAATAGGATCATCTTTGGGGCTTGGGTAGCACAGGTACGCGGTGTCACCGTTGATGTGGGAGACACTCCAGCAGCCGCCATGAGCGAGCGCCTCCTGCCAAGAAACAAGACCTTCCCGCTGAGCCCATGCAAGGCTACCATTTTCTTTCCATCAAAGTCCACTTGATACACGCCGCATGATGTAAGGGTGCTCTGAATATGGGGTTCAGGGCGAGCGCGAAGATGTAAGACTATATGGGGTTCAGGGTTACCTACCGTATGGCACGTAAATTCTCGATGGATTCCGTTTTAAACTTGTAGTAGACGTAAGATTATATATATCTCCCTGTCTAATTGACATCTGACTGTTTTTCAATTCAAAAACAGTCAAATTTTCTGTCCAATCAACAGATTACACCTGTACTAGCAGGAAAATCACCAGAAAGCAAAAAACGAACCTCTAAACGGGTCAGGTAAACATCTTGCCCGTTCGACCTGGACAAACAAACCCCCTCGTCATCAGGGACCACAAACAACTTGCAACCGCATTATGGAAACGCTGCGACAAGCGAATAGGAACCAGAGGGGACGGTTCTCCAAAAGAATTATCGACCTCTTTAACATTGGGCTCACCATTGGTAACATCGCCATTAGATTGAACACCAAGAGTGCGATTTAACTGAGCAAAAGTGGGTCTTTGAAAACCATTATCATCGGCCTTGGGTTCGCATTTCTTAATAAGACCAGCTACACAAAACACAAAACAAGAGGGTGAGTTACAGAAATTGTTTCAAAACAATATCAAACTATaccaagaaaaataaataaacacaCAAAGGACCTGAGGGCTCCAAAGTAAAACCAACAACAAGAATTGCACACCGCGTCGTTGAAGGGGATATACCTACAAAAAGAGAAGATACAAGCACAGGtgaagaaaaaaataaacaagacacaaataaaaaggaaaatgaaGAATACAAGAATTTAAATAAGAGAAAAGAAAAGCTCGGACCTATAGAATGAGAAGGACTTTTTATAGAAGATAAATCCGCCACTGGAATTGCAGCTTCAACATTTGCCTCATTTGCCACGCcctgcaaaagaaaataaaaaaagataaaaatactaaatcatcaAGCGAATataagacaaaaaagaagaagcaCTAAATACGAAGTGTATAATACCTCATCACACACTTTAGGAGCTGGAGATGAACTAGATAAAACTACTGGGTTGTGAAAACCCCCAACACTAACAACACCAGAAACAAAAGGAGAAGCTTCATTCAAATTGGGGATTTGCTGCTGGACTTCAGGAGATGATTTCTCAACAATAGTCTCACACTTCCTCTCATCAATGAAAGATTGAATAGAGACAGACTTGGCGCCTGCAAAAAGGATAAAGAAACAACATGCGAAAGGACAAAAAAGTAAGATCATACAAGCAAGAAATATATAAATCAGAAAATAATAACAAAACAGGAAAGAACTTCAAAAAGAAACTAACCAAAAGAGAACTTGTTGAGAGAATGACCCTCACTTGAATAAACTTTAGGTGTCGGGACAGATTTGGCATTTAGAGTAGAGAGTGATAAGCATTCTAGAATGTCAAATAGCTTGGGCTTGTCTTTGTTCCTAGATTGAACAAGGTTTATGACTACTTGAGCAGCCTGAAAAAAGTTCAATAAAACAACACAATTAAAACAACCAAAGCAACAAAGTGGAAAAAGAGCAGAAAGTACAAACCCAAAACTACACTAACCTCAAACCCAAAACGAGCACCGAAGGATTTCTGCACATTCATTTCAAAAAGCATGTCACTGCAAAGGGGAACATCACCATCTTTGCTTGCTGAAGATTTCTCGATAGACTTCTAGAACGAGAAGGAGTAATTCCATATGAGAACATACTGAAAAcataaacaagcaaaaaaataattataaatttaAAACAAAAGAACAAAAATAACAAACCTGCGGATTAACTAGAGCAAACAACCGCTTTAGAGGCCTCTTGCCATAAGAGCGGCTATTGTTTCTGTCAAGCTCTGAAAATTGCTTAACTTTGTTACCTCTCCATGCTAGAATCCGGGGCTTGACATCAGGGACAGAATGGAGACCGAAATT
This window contains:
- the LOC123128631 gene encoding uncharacterized protein isoform X1, with product MGRLRKVSHQDVPLVSSLESADSLDEAFVPNDFAEDGSHPVSPDLSRDEGEFDKALLKFYLNQKVKCLKRKLSSASRRNVRQKRSTDFPTCATFTRYSGKFFSGVVAGMCPRYQNVIQTYGMGCLLNFVRTEVPLRLVKWLASRFDVPSSEFQFERKFIPMTKYDIHDILDLPVDGEPLVSDPESGRDFILSHFNVSSIPPVSFFASKLKSTEVELSDEDIFICFMIVALSSFLCPNSSLSPSPKYLHIFRDCSSVCNYDLSGYVYEWLLSSIKKFKNSTKVASKRSATSGGCHYAFAVCYLDQLNFGLHSVPDVKPRILAWRGNKVKQFSELDRNNSRSYGKRPLKRLFALVNPQKSIEKSSASKDGDVPLCSDMLFEMNVQKSFGARFGFEAAQVVINLVQSRNKDKPKLFDILECLSLSTLNAKSVPTPKVYSSEGHSLNKFSFGAKSVSIQSFIDERKCETIVEKSSPEVQQQIPNLNEASPFVSGVVSVGGFHNPVVLSSSSPAPKVCDEGVANEANVEAAIPVADLSSIKSPSHSIGPSFSFLLFKFLYSSFSFLFVSCLFFSSPVLVSSLFVGISPSTTRCAILVVGFTLEPSAGLIKKCEPKADDNGFQRPTFAQLNRTLGVQSNGDVTNGEPNVKEVDNSFGEPSPLVPIRLSQRFHNAVASCLWSLMTRGFVCPGRTGKMFT
- the LOC123128631 gene encoding uncharacterized protein isoform X2, translated to MGRLRKVSHQDVPLVSSLESADSLDEAFVPNDFAEDGSHPVSPDLSRDEGEFDKALLKFYLNQKVKCLKRKLSSASRRNVRQKRSTDFPTCATFTRYSGKFFSGVVAGMCPRYQNVIQTYGMGCLLNFVRTEVPLRLVKWLASRFDVPSSEFQFERKFIPMTKYDIHDILDLPVDGEPLVSDPESGRDFILSHFNVSSIPPVSFFASKLKSTEVELSDEDIFICFMIVALSSFLCPNSSLSPSPKYLHIFRDCSSVCNYDLSGYVYEWLLSSIKKFKNSTKVASKRSATSGGCHYAFAVCYLDQLNFGLHSVPDVKPRILAWRGNKVKQFSELDRNNSRSYGKRPLKRLFALVNPQSIEKSSASKDGDVPLCSDMLFEMNVQKSFGARFGFEAAQVVINLVQSRNKDKPKLFDILECLSLSTLNAKSVPTPKVYSSEGHSLNKFSFGAKSVSIQSFIDERKCETIVEKSSPEVQQQIPNLNEASPFVSGVVSVGGFHNPVVLSSSSPAPKVCDEGVANEANVEAAIPVADLSSIKSPSHSIGPSFSFLLFKFLYSSFSFLFVSCLFFSSPVLVSSLFVGISPSTTRCAILVVGFTLEPSAGLIKKCEPKADDNGFQRPTFAQLNRTLGVQSNGDVTNGEPNVKEVDNSFGEPSPLVPIRLSQRFHNAVASCLWSLMTRGFVCPGRTGKMFT
- the LOC123128631 gene encoding uncharacterized protein isoform X3 → MGRLRKVSHQDVPLVSSLESADSLDEAFVPNDFAEDGSHPVSPDLSRDEGEFDKALLKFYLNQKVKCLKRKLSSASRRNVRQKRSTDFPTCATFTRYSGKFFSGVVAGMCPRYQNVIQTYGMGCLLNFVRTEVPLRLVKWLASRFDVPSSEFQFERKFIPMTKYDIHDILDLPVDGEPLVSDPESGRDFILSHFNVSSIPPVSFFASKLKSTEVELSDEDIFICFMIVALSSFLCPNSSLSPSPKYLHIFRDCSSVCNYDLSGYVYEWLLSSIKKFKNSTKVASKRSATSGGCHYAFAVCYLDQLNFGLHSVPDVKPRILAWRGNKVKQFSELDRNNSRSYGKRPLKRLFALVNPQKSIEKSSASKDGDVPLCSDMLFEMNVQKSFGARFGFEAAQVVINLVQSRNKDKPKLFDILECLSLSTLNAKSVPTPKVYSSAKSVSIQSFIDERKCETIVEKSSPEVQQQIPNLNEASPFVSGVVSVGGFHNPVVLSSSSPAPKVCDEGVANEANVEAAIPVADLSSIKSPSHSIGPSFSFLLFKFLYSSFSFLFVSCLFFSSPVLVSSLFVGISPSTTRCAILVVGFTLEPSAGLIKKCEPKADDNGFQRPTFAQLNRTLGVQSNGDVTNGEPNVKEVDNSFGEPSPLVPIRLSQRFHNAVASCLWSLMTRGFVCPGRTGKMFT
- the LOC123128631 gene encoding uncharacterized protein isoform X5; translated protein: MGRLRKVSHQDVPLVSSLESADSLDEAFVPNDFAEDGSHPVSPDLSRDEGEFDKALLKFYLNQKVKCLKRKLSSASRRNVRQKRSTDFPTCATFTRYSGKFFSGVVAGMCPRYQNVIQTYGMGCLLNFVRTEVPLRLVKWLASRFDVPSSEFQFERKFIPMTKYDIHDILDLPVDGEPLVSDPESGRDFILSHFNVSSIPPVSFFASKLKSTEVELSDEDIFICFMIVALSSFLCPNSSLSPSPKYLHIFRDCSSVCNYDLSGYVYEWLLSSIKKFKNSTKVASKRSATSGGCHYAFAVCYLDQLNFGLHSVPDVKPRILAWRGNKVKQFSELDRNNSRSYGKRPLKRLFALVNPQSIEKSSASKDGDVPLCSDMLFEMNVQKSFGARFGFEAAQVVINLVQSRNKDKPKLFDILECLSLSTLNAKSVPTPKVYSSAKSVSIQSFIDERKCETIVEKSSPEVQQQIPNLNEASPFVSGVVSVGGFHNPVVLSSSSPAPKVCDEGVANEANVEAAIPVADLSSIKSPSHSIGISPSTTRCAILVVGFTLEPSAGLIKKCEPKADDNGFQRPTFAQLNRTLGVQSNGDVTNGEPNVKEVDNSFGEPSPLVPIRLSQRFHNAVASCLWSLMTRGFVCPGRTGKMFT
- the LOC123128631 gene encoding uncharacterized protein isoform X4, which translates into the protein MGRLRKVSHQDVPLVSSLESADSLDEAFVPNDFAEDGSHPVSPDLSRDEGEFDKALLKFYLNQKVKCLKRKLSSASRRNVRQKRSTDFPTCATFTRYSGKFFSGVVAGMCPRYQNVIQTYGMGCLLNFVRTEVPLRLVKWLASRFDVPSSEFQFERKFIPMTKYDIHDILDLPVDGEPLVSDPESGRDFILSHFNVSSIPPVSFFASKLKSTEVELSDEDIFICFMIVALSSFLCPNSSLSPSPKYLHIFRDCSSVCNYDLSGYVYEWLLSSIKKFKNSTKVASKRSATSGGCHYAFAVCYLDQLNFGLHSVPDVKPRILAWRGNKVKQFSELDRNNSRSYGKRPLKRLFALVNPQKSIEKSSASKDGDVPLCSDMLFEMNVQKSFGARFGFEAAQVVINLVQSRNKDKPKLFDILECLSLSTLNAKSVPTPKVYSSEGHSLNKFSFGAKSVSIQSFIDERKCETIVEKSSPEVQQQIPNLNEASPFVSGVVSVGGFHNPVVLSSSSPAPKVCDEGVANEANVEAAIPVADLSSIKSPSHSIGISPSTTRCAILVVGFTLEPSAGLIKKCEPKADDNGFQRPTFAQLNRTLGVQSNGDVTNGEPNVKEVDNSFGEPSPLVPIRLSQRFHNAVASCLWSLMTRGFVCPGRTGKMFT